The window ACTTACTCCATGAGGGAAAAATCCATGAGCGCAATTTATAAGGTGGGTTAGGCGTAGTGGTAAACCACCAAAGGTTTCGAGACGGTGTGTTTGCGATTGGATAACGTACCTGACGAATGTCTTCTGTGCTCTTATGAGAGGAGAGGGATGAGGCAGTGACGAACTCTCATATTTGATGGCACAAGGGAATCCTTTTGTGCTCATTTTGTGCTCATTAAGCAGAACTGCCACTTTCTCCCTTGATCACCGCTGCACCAATTAAATGAGCCAAACGCAATGCCTCCGGCACATTTCCACAGTCCGTCAGGCGTTTTAGTACCGAAAACGTTACCTGCGGACAAGCACCATACACCTGGAAGAAAAATGGCGGGTGAGCGTGAATTGTTCCGGCGCGATACAGCCGCTCTAAACGTTTCTCTGGCTCTGGTAAACGACGAATCGCTTGTTCTATCGCCGTCAAGTTAGGCATCCGTCGCATGACGGCTACACAGGGGAGTTTGAGTTGCTCGGAAAGCTTGGGTAAGTCAATAACATTAAAGCCGCCAAAGGCAATACCATCCAGCAGCAAAATATGGAGTTGAGGGAGAAATTTTCGTCCTAACAATAAGCTTAAAATGACATCTGTCGCATTCCAACCATCCTGCTCGACTTGTCCCCAAACCATCCCCTCAAAGCGAGTACCCGCACAAACAATACCTGCAACAGATACATTCCCACCCGTGTTACGGACAAAGGGGGCATCATCGAAGCCAATGACGCGAATCACACGATTCAGTCGGATCAGAGCGTCAAGTTCCATTAACTTATAACTCTATTCTAAATTTATTTCTTAGGTTGGTATAGGATTCAATGGCAGTATAACCGTAACCGTTGTTCCTACACCCACTTCACTTTCTAAAGTTATTTGACCCCCAAGTAAGTCTACACATTTTTTGGCGATCGCAAGCCCTAACCCCGTCCCCTGAATTGTGCCTGCATTGCTGGCTCGATAGAAGGTTTCAAACACTCTTTCTCGATCTTCAGGCGGAATACCGATACCTTCATCCTGAATCCGAAAAATAGCCTGACCTTGTTGAGACACTAAGTCTACGCGAATTTTCTTACCTTGAGGAGAATCTTTGACTGCAAGGGACTGCCACAATTCTCTTGATATCAGTTGGTCATTAGGGTGAACGTAATTTAGAAAGGGGTGTGGTCAAAAGGGACGCTTGGAGCGATCGCATCTACCAACAGCTTTTGACCACACCCGCTGATGATGGAAAGGTAAAAATTAATGTTCTATTAGTTTTATGCCAATATCCAGATAAAGCTGTGAGGCTGTCAAATTAGCCGATAATGACTTTTCATAAACAACAAGAAAGCATCCCTAATCGGTCAAGCCTTTAATCCCTCTCTCGCACGACCTATTTAGGGATGCACCTTACCCAAGAATTAATACAGAATAAGGCTGGCGTTAGCCCAAAGAGTTGTCAATAACGCCCCGTTGCCAGCCACTGTAGCCTATAGCAGGCCATGGACGACTTTTAAGTGGCGCTCACCGGTGGAGCTGTGAGTCGTTGGCTCTGTGTCAAAACCAGGCAGATCAGAGAAGTCGAAGCGGAAACCGCGAGGCAAATAATCGCCTGTAGTGGCATCTTGCTCGTAGTCGCCCTGCCACTGCTTCTGAGCAATGCGGGAAACAGCTTCTATTAAAGTTTCCATTTCCTGCTCCGTGTTGTGGATTCCCAGACTGGCGCGGACAGCCCCTGGCACATTGTGGCGATCGCCCCGAACGCTAGTTTCTTCTTCCGAAGGACAGGAGCAAGTTTCTTCCACTCCCAAGAGGCGCTTCATCAAAGGTTGGGCGCAGAAGCAACCATTGCGTACCGCAATGCCCCACTCATAAGAAAGAATGGCAGCTACTAGGCCATGAGGAACGCCATCGACGGTAAAGGTGACAACGCCCACGCGCTTGTCTGTGCCATTGGGGTCGCGGGAGCCTAAGATTTTAACTTGGGGAATGTGAGACAGATTTTCTAAGAGGACAGAGGTGAGATGACGCTCGTGAGCCTCGACTTTATCCATCCCTACCGCTTCGAGTACCTGAATGGTGCGGGCTAGCGCTAACATTCCTAAGATGTTGGGCGTTCCTGCCTCGTTGCGATCGGGGGGCGCAGCCCAAGTAACGCTGTTGGTACTCACAGAACCGACGGTTCCACCACCGGGTTGGTAGGGTGCAGCGGCGGCGAAAATATCGCGCCGTCCGACAACCGCTCCGACTCCTCCGGGAGCGTTCATTTTGTGACCACTGAACACCAGGAA of the Allocoleopsis franciscana PCC 7113 genome contains:
- a CDS encoding endonuclease dU, translating into MELDALIRLNRVIRVIGFDDAPFVRNTGGNVSVAGIVCAGTRFEGMVWGQVEQDGWNATDVILSLLLGRKFLPQLHILLLDGIAFGGFNVIDLPKLSEQLKLPCVAVMRRMPNLTAIEQAIRRLPEPEKRLERLYRAGTIHAHPPFFFQVYGACPQVTFSVLKRLTDCGNVPEALRLAHLIGAAVIKGESGSSA
- a CDS encoding sensor histidine kinase → MWQSLAVKDSPQGKKIRVDLVSQQGQAIFRIQDEGIGIPPEDRERVFETFYRASNAGTIQGTGLGLAIAKKCVDLLGGQITLESEVGVGTTVTVILPLNPIPT
- a CDS encoding aminotransferase class V-fold PLP-dependent enzyme; the protein is MQLIQRQDIKAIQPKSESFQCPEVLGANHFVPLLDGRHITQIFLDNGASTKPFRVVSDFIRDIEPYYSNIHRGTGFDSHFCTERYEQARRIVGEFVGWDSERDVVIPVRNTTEGMNLLANTISFAPGDRVLTTILEHHSSDLPWRNKAKVEHLPINAEGQIDLKELERRLDPAKGRVRVVTMTGASNILGSVLPIHEIAALAHKYGALMVVDGAQLVPHRRVNMRPHTDPGHIDFLVFSGHKMNAPGGVGAVVGRRDIFAAAAPYQPGGGTVGSVSTNSVTWAAPPDRNEAGTPNILGMLALARTIQVLEAVGMDKVEAHERHLTSVLLENLSHIPQVKILGSRDPNGTDKRVGVVTFTVDGVPHGLVAAILSYEWGIAVRNGCFCAQPLMKRLLGVEETCSCPSEEETSVRGDRHNVPGAVRASLGIHNTEQEMETLIEAVSRIAQKQWQGDYEQDATTGDYLPRGFRFDFSDLPGFDTEPTTHSSTGERHLKVVHGLL